Within Trichoderma atroviride chromosome 2, complete sequence, the genomic segment CAACGGATGAAACAGCGGCGGTGCAAATGCCAAAACACAGGGCGCCGCATATGATTCTGAGACCAATGCAGGGCGATCCGGTCTTGGGAGACGGTGCTTGAGCTCGATGGAGCTCTGCAGCTCGTAACAGATACGATATCGCCGGTTTTTGCCCTCTGCTGAtgttataataatatcttgTGGACGACCTGGTAGCTGTGGGAAGCTCTCTTGATGGTCACGAGGCCACAGCCGAGTTCCGGGAtttgctgctactactggTAGTGGTATCTCCTAGTTTGGCTTAAGAATCCACCGCAAATCTATTTATATCGTTCTTGATCTCCGGCTGAGATAGGATAGCTATGGTTGCAGCTCCAGCAAGGCAATCTGTTTTCCCGCATACTGCTAAAGCTGTGCGTTAGCTGTTGCCAGCTCATACTCACAGCATCTATACTTGGAGCAACGTTATCTATCTCGAAGCTGTGAAACACACGCACGCTTCGTATTCCCGCGCGGAATGTTCTAGACGCCATAGTCGAATGGATACTGCAACCGATGCCATTCATGTGTGACCAAGTACCAAGATTTACAAAATACTGCAACATCGAATTGCAATGACATCATGAGAGAATCCAAACACGCGGCTACAAAGTACGACTGATTGTGGAGTTGTAAACATCATTGGAAATGCTAATCACTGCCGCTCAAGTCCAATTGACTCGTCCCTAATCATCATATATCGATCTATATACTTTCATTGATCCCCCTTTTcaaaaaaagttaaaaaaaaaatgatatTCCATCCAGAACGCCAATGGTCCATACGCCTCAAAAGTCCCTGCGAAGCAATCTACAATGGGACGTCTTTGACCATGCTCTCTCACATATCCTTAGATCgaagcttcttcaacctGGTGGCACCCTCGAACAAGCCGCGGTcaatcgcagcagcaaccgTCAAGGTCCCGCCGACAATCGCACAAAGTCCAGACAGGAAGCCAAGGAATGTCTTGGCCCGCTCTTCTCGGTTAATAACTTTCATAGGGGAGATGTCCTAGGTACACAATGTTAGCTTTCAGGAGTTGCACCATGGGGTTTTCATCTGCAGTAGTATCATGGATGCTTACATAGGAAAAGAACACGCCGGGAATACCACCCTTGGAGTGCAGCCTTTCAGCGTGACCCTCCTTGGCGTCATCGCCTCCCATCAGGCTTCGTTTGTGGCTCGTAACGGAATACTGGTGTGTCTCAACACTGCCATCAGACGCAGAGGCGGACTTTTGCTCCCAGCCGAGTGCAAGATACGACGTAGGAACAATCTTgacaaagtacatgtagttaaAGTTGGGATCGCTAGTTTCCTGGTGGATTCCGTCAAGAGGATTGAGGTGGTGGTTGGTCCACGCAGTTCTGCGGCCCATTCTCGCAATAACCTCAGGTGGCAGCTGGGGTCCAAATCGTAGAGAGTGGATGACATGAGTGAAGTCGTGTGCCTTCATGCCGTTAGGGAGGTCCCAGTAGTTCTTGAGATCGTGGACGTGCATGTTTCCGTTGCTGAAGCTTCGGCCAGGGGCAAGATGGAAGTTTCCAACGACCTTGTTGACCTGCAACAAGCCCTCAATGCGGCAGCCCTCCTCTCGCTGCTGGTCCAATCGCTCAGAGTAATGTTCTCTCTCGCACTGCTCCACGCCCTCGCCTCGGCCAAAGGCCCACGACGCCTGCGCATAAGCTTCTCGAACTTCGTCACAGGTATTGCAGCAGCCGGGCTTCTCAGCGTTAGCAGGCGCAGTAGCTCCGTAGCAGCCACCGCAGTAGTCGGGGTTCAGGTGCTCGGCCTTCTCATGTAGCTGTGCCAGCGAGTTGCTTTCAATCACACCACCGCCTCGTGATGGGGGCTGCAGACGAAGCTTGGTGATACCGTGGGCGAcaccatgctgctgctcgccagAAACGTCCATGACATCCAGAGTTAGCAGCTCGCAGGGCATGTTGGGAAAGGTTATGTTGAGGTGAATGTCCATTCGCTCGCCTTCGTAGTTGTGTTAGCCCAGCGTTCCAACGAGCTCCAACGCGCAGCTTGAGTTCCTTCACGTACCTCTGCCTTTGTCCACCACCAGCTCTGGGTGTACCACGATGCGCCGATACGAAGACCATTCTCCCCAAGACAGGAACAGCACAACCAGCAGCGACACAATTGTTACAATGCCGCCGCTGGTGGTCCGGATCCGCGCCTCATCCACCGTCTTTGTAAAGGCGTCGAGCCTTGTGAATCGCGACTTGGGAGCCATTGCGGATATGCAGCCAGAAACGCAGTTGACGAGGTACCAGCCAACAGGTTTACTTGTGCAGACAGCGCAGCGGTTCTATCCCGTTAGAGCGCAGTCCCTAGGGAGAGCTCGCAGAAACCAGAAGCAAGCGGATGGTTCTCTCTCTGCAATTGCATCGATAGCGAGAGACCATGAACGAGGACGGCGGCGCAGAAGCGGGTGGCAGAAGCGACGTTGTCAAAATGTCTTGAGGCCACCTGTCGCAACAATACCTGAAGCTGACTACTAATCCCACTTGTACCTGTTGCATAGCACCCGACCCCGGGCACAGGCGTCTAGACTCGCCGCAAGGCCCTGAGCTAATGCGGGCTATAGTGGCAAGGGGGGGTCGCCGGCGAAACCTCGGCTGACGCCTGCCGCTGTGCTCCATTGCCTATTCTGGCGCAGTGAAGGCATAGACTTTCAAGCAAACGCGAAGCTCTCTCAGCATCTCGCAGCCTCGTCATTGTCTCCTCCCAACCAACCACGAATACCCGCTTGCGCTCCATTTGGCCTCTTTCAACTTGTCCAAACTAAATCTTCGAAAGCTGATTCACTACGATAAACCTATTACTGGAGAAAAAGGGCAGAGCATTTACCATTCAGCATCGCGATAGCATCATAGTACCGAATCTTCAAAACGCTGCCCAAAGTCTCGCCCAAATCTTCGTCCAAAGCCCACGAACCGCCAATATGTCGACGAGACCTCCTTCAAGGGTCGTGTTTGTGGGAAACATCCCGTACGGTTAGTCATGGATAGGCCAATGGGCACAACTGATGCGCCTACCCGACCCGAACCTATAGCTAACAGCGGTACTCTAGGCCTCTCTGAGGAGCAAATCACAGACATTTTCAGCAGCGCTGGAAAAGTAGAGCGCTTCCGCCTCGTCTACGACTCGGAAACTGGGCGGCCAAAAGGATTCGGATTTGCAGACTATCCCGATACTGGTTCGATATGCCCCCATCCAACACCTTCACCAACAGACATGGCATAGCTAACCATATCCTCTCTCAGACTCTGCTTCCTCAGCTGTCCGCAACCTGAACGAATATGAAATCATGGGCCGAAAGCTTCGAGTCGACTTTTCCAACGAACAAAAGAGcaccgatgatgatggccaagTATGTATCTGCAGACCTCTGCTAGAGCCAACTTTCGCTAACTGAATAGACACCCGGACAGAATACCGGTGCCTCGAATAGCGGCGCTGCTTCGGGATACAACACTCAATCAACACCCCTTCCTCCACTCCCAGCTGGAAAAGAGATACCACCAGGCTTGACTTGCACTGATGCCATCTCAAGAACACTCAATACCTTGCCGCCACCCCAGCTATTAGACATCCTAAGTCAGATGAAGACGTTGGCCACATCAGAGCCTCAGCGAGCGACAGAACTTCTCCAGCAAGCCCCTCAGCTGGCCTACGCCGTCTTCCAGTCACTGCTTTTGATGGGTCTCGTGTCTCCCGAGGCCATCCAGTCTGTGGTTGACCCGAACGCGCCACCTCCACCGGCCAACTACCCATCGGCACCCATTGCTGGATATCCTGGCATCCCTGTCGCGAACCACACGCCACCGGTTACCGCAATGCCGTACGCACCTCCTGCGGCAAACAACGCGGGTTATGCTCCTCCAGCGGCGGCAccacctgcagcagctcctccagccaTGGGCCAAGACCCGGATGCTCTGATGCGGGCCGTCATGGAGCTCCCCCAGGCTCAGATTGACATGCTTCCAGAGGCTGACAGGCAGCAGATTATGGCTCTCAGGGCCACATTTGCTGGCCAGCGCCGCTAACCATACTAAATATTAATGACCAACTTTTGTCAAATTATGCATCGAGCGCCACGAGCACAAAGCATTCGCGCTGAACCAAAACTTCATCACTGTCGATGAATGCAGTGGTTACAGAAATATGCGAGCGTTGGGGACCCTTTATGGACATGCAAGCTCTGCATGTAACAATAGTTCTCACTAGCGAAGACGACTGAGACCAGACGGCACTGTGCTCTTTATAAAAGATACCATGCGCATTTCAATCCTGTTCGAAAACTCACGACTTTGATATAACAGTCACACCAGTAAGAcggagaagggaaagaatATTCATGAGAGGACGGGTGAGGAGTTCAaattgcagcagctgcaagaccAGCCTCACAAGAGACGAGTGAAGGAAAGGACAAAATCTATGGAATGTGGCTAGAAACAGATTACTTTTGGTAGCACAACATTTAAGGCATAGGTGCCCAGGATATATTAATGTACATGTTGTAAGGAGGACGTTGAGAAAAGATCTTTATTACATCTCTAAAATGAGGCGAATAAAACAGAGGCAGCTACAATAACTAGAAGTCGTATTACGACGGTCGTTCaaactacctaggtatcgAGTATGCATGTTTGCGTGGATGGCTCAAGATTACCCTAGACGTTTTCGCAATATTTTACAATTTCCTCTATCCAAGTAATCTCATAGTAAAGAGTACGAGAATACATGTGCTGTGAATGTTTCGCTTTGCATCGTCTTGaaaataaattcctaataAATCGTCACAATGAGCGACAAGGAGGACGGAAAAGACAATGCCTAAATTTTGATGCTGGTAGGTGAAATGAGAAGCGTATATTTTATCTAGACACACCAACTTACCGCGGTAAAAGATGAGACTTCTTTCAAGAACCGAAAAATACTAATGCtaactaaaataatactGATATGAAATACTCAAAAAGCTTTACTCCATATCCATATGTAAACGTATACATCCGCGGGTAATAGGGGCGGTTTGATATACACACCTTGACACTCCCTACCATACCTAGTACTCTGTTCTATTGCTTTCCATTCTGATCCAGATCCAACAGGATGCCActaaacaaagaagaaaaaaagatcacACCTGTAACGCCACTCCTTCCATAGTATCCATTTGTTGCCTTTGGAAAGGGAGTTCTCAAACAATGTTATACACCCTCTTTGCAATCCAATAACACGCCAGCCCGAAAAAGAGCAAGCCGGCGGTGATGCACATAAACCAGGTGAGGTCACCTTCAATATCCTGCCCTGGAACCCACACATTCATTCCCCAGAGACCGGTGATGATGTTCATGGGGAGAACAATGGTTCCTAGGACGGTGAGCTTGCCGAGCACGTCGGCGGTCTGCTCCTGTCGCTCATTCATACGAATGTTAATCTGCGCTAGATAGTTCCCGTGAGATCGAGCCAATATCctagaagaaaatgaagtGTTAGCTAGTTAAACAacgccaaagaagagggcTTGCTGCGTACTTCTCATAGTGACTAAGATTAGAGGTCATAGTCACGATATGATCTTGAATATCGCCAAGATAGAGGCCAATTTCTGACCTCGGAGCAACCTCCCATCGTTCGTTGCAGCGCTTTGCAAATCCCTTGATAACATCCGCCTTATTGCCCAGTAATCGATACAGACTCATGACGCGTTTTCGGCAATCGCCAACACGTCGAAGCATGTCGCCACTCGAGTCTGCAATGGTCGTGGCGTCGTCAAGTTTGGTAGATTTTTCATCCTGCAATCGCTTGTCGGACGATGTGTGTAGCTGcaagatggcctcgtcgaTTTCGTCAACCTCATCCTCAATGTTCTGAATGAGAGGCTGGAAAACGTCGGTGATGTCGTCAATAATAGCATACGAGATCCAATCCGACGAGAGAATCAAATAGTCCCGCAGTTGTCGTATTCGTCGACGGACATTGGCCGGATGTGGCGTGGGCGAGAAATGAAAGCTCAAGACTCCCTCgcggaagacgatgacgTACATGTTGACGGGCTCCAAAAAGTTTTCGCTGTGGATGTCCTGATCAAAGGTGCGGTAATTGACAAAGTAGTAATGTCGAAATAGCTCGACCTTCTCGCGAGCCTCTTGTAGCATGACGTCTTCGGCTGTTAGGGGAT encodes:
- a CDS encoding uncharacterized protein (TransMembrane:2 (o20-41i381-403o)) gives rise to the protein MAPKSRFTRLDAFTKTVDEARIRTTSGGIVTIVSLLVVLFLSWGEWSSYRRIVVHPELVVDKGRGERMDIHLNITFPNMPCELLTLDVMDVSGEQQHGVAHGITKLRLQPPSRGGGVIESNSLAQLHEKAEHLNPDYCGGCYGATAPANAEKPGCCNTCDEVREAYAQASWAFGRGEGVEQCEREHYSERLDQQREEGCRIEGLLQVNKVVGNFHLAPGRSFSNGNMHVHDLKNYWDLPNGMKAHDFTHVIHSLRFGPQLPPEVIARMGRRTAWTNHHLNPLDGIHQETSDPNFNYMYFVKIVPTSYLALGWEQKSASASDGSVETHQYSVTSHKRSLMGGDDAKEGHAERLHSKGGIPGVFFSYDISPMKVINREERAKTFLGFLSGLCAIVGGTLTVAAAIDRGLFEGATRLKKLRSKDM
- a CDS encoding uncharacterized protein (BUSCO:EOG092D3OYK), producing the protein MSTRPPSRVVFVGNIPYGLSEEQITDIFSSAGKVERFRLVYDSETGRPKGFGFADYPDTDSASSAVRNLNEYEIMGRKLRVDFSNEQKSTDDDGQTPGQNTGASNSGAASGYNTQSTPLPPLPAGKEIPPGLTCTDAISRTLNTLPPPQLLDILSQMKTLATSEPQRATELLQQAPQLAYAVFQSLLLMGLVSPEAIQSVVDPNAPPPPANYPSAPIAGYPGIPVANHTPPVTAMPYAPPAANNAGYAPPAAAPPAAAPPAMGQDPDALMRAVMELPQAQIDMLPEADRQQIMALRATFAGQRR